From the genome of Pelosinus fermentans DSM 17108:
CCAAATGATAATTAATAAATTGTCTTGCCTGCTGGGAAGAACAGTCATTAAAAATGAACTGATAACACCCTAGTTCTTCCCAATAATGCAGCAGGTTTTCTGGATAAAGCACAGGACTGCAAAGAAGTGACAGACGTGCTTGATCATATACATCTGCAATCAAAGATGTTTGTTCAGAAGAATGAGAGATACCTCCACGAATCTGCATTCCTTGCCAAAAGCGAGTCAGCTGCTCTATGATCTCTTCTGTCACAGCCTTAGCATGTTTTAGCGATATTCGAACATCTTTAACTGGCAGAGGATACAAAATGGCTATCCCTTCTTGGGTTTGCCAAGTTACTCCTCCCACTTGACGATGAATGTTATCAACCAATCGATCGATGGAATACTGCCGCTCCTCCCTTTCCTCTATGGACGTATTTTGAGGCAGCTTCTGCCAGGGAATCGTCAACAAAAGAATCACAAAAGGCGGTTTTATCTTCAATTCCAATTGAGCAGCTCCTGCCACTAATTCTTCCTGAGAAATTCTTCGATGAATCACATCATTCAGCAATTCTCTGCGCTTGCGCCGCTCATAACCATATAATTGCTCTTGTTCAGCCTTTTTCGTGGCAGTAACATCAAATCCAATAGCAGACAGCTGAAAATCACCTGTTGCGGGGTCAATTACAACACGGTTTGTCCAATCAATCCATACTCCCTTGCCTGAAGAAGTCATATTCTCACTTAAGCGGCGCTGAAAGGAGCTATTATTATTTTTTAATCCTTCAAATAGTTCTTCCAGGTCTTTTCCCATTGAATCATAGGCAGGTGCTATCGTATCAAAAACAGACCGTCCAATCAGTTCTTCTTTGGAGAATCCAAAAAACGATAATCCCCATTCATTCATAAAAATAATTTCACCAGAAGAATTAATGATAATCATAATGACTTTTGCAGCTTGAACTAGTTCTTTATACCGTTTATCACTTTCTTGCAGCTTCTTCTCCGCCTCGATTCTTTTGGTAATATCAATATAAAGAATCGCCAGGTGATCCTGAATCGGACTATAGGCAATAACAGAAAACCATTTTTTTAATGGAAAGGAATAGCATTCTATGGTAGTAGGTCCCTCATTTACTACCTTTTCGCACAACTTTGCCCAATTTAATTCAGGCAAGATGTTCTTTAAAGTAACCTCACTTGATTTTTTGCCGATAACATCGTTAACCGATCGGTTTGCCATACGGCAATAGGCAACATTTGCTTCTAAAATAATCGAATCAATAATGGTATGATTATGATCTCTTATCATTCTTTCATAATTGAATCCTTCACTCATGTGCTCAAATAAATTCGTATACTTTAACTCATTGAAGAACATCTCATCCTGCAATTGACGAACTTTAGTAATATCCCGTCCAACACACAGTAC
Proteins encoded in this window:
- a CDS encoding PAS domain S-box protein, whose translation is MTHSNLKGNSINPFDNEFYKMIMEQAPDIILVVRSDGRIWNANELASYTYGYSAQELLALHIQDLHAKDIMETVKSKWFAADQSPLVYRTIHLHKEGNEFPVEMKCRRMEFQNDTVFIISVRNITEVNDLEDAIQTCNYERNQLAEDWLNLFQNAPGGYHSLHLDGNFIYINDTELKWLGYRREEVIGTLCFQDILTEKSRAIYKEYVAGVMEKGQIGETDLEMVRKDGSVFPILISTLFVRDDSGHYYKSLSTCMDITERKLWEEGVLASENKYRALAENSNDLIARYDGECRYLYVNPAIEPIAGMPKEAFIGKTNEELKLPRAFCIIIRQGIKGVLNKGQSIQRELEHFIDNKRMVFHLQLVPEFHTDNSIASVLCVGRDITKVRQLQDEMFFNELKYTNLFEHMSEGFNYERMIRDHNHTIIDSIILEANVAYCRMANRSVNDVIGKKSSEVTLKNILPELNWAKLCEKVVNEGPTTIECYSFPLKKWFSVIAYSPIQDHLAILYIDITKRIEAEKKLQESDKRYKELVQAAKVIMIIINSSGEIIFMNEWGLSFFGFSKEELIGRSVFDTIAPAYDSMGKDLEELFEGLKNNNSSFQRRLSENMTSSGKGVWIDWTNRVVIDPATGDFQLSAIGFDVTATKKAEQEQLYGYERRKRRELLNDVIHRRISQEELVAGAAQLELKIKPPFVILLLTIPWQKLPQNTSIEEREERQYSIDRLVDNIHRQVGGVTWQTQEGIAILYPLPVKDVRISLKHAKAVTEEIIEQLTRFWQGMQIRGGISHSSEQTSLIADVYDQARLSLLCSPVLYPENLLHYWEELGCYQFIFNDCSSQQARQFINYHLGMLLNPEGKCEQSELLATLKEVITGASAQTIGKRLFVHPQTVVFRKRNLEKMLGVDLDSLKVRMDLSVALKLLSLLETTSSGVES